Proteins encoded together in one Streptomyces sp. B1I3 window:
- a CDS encoding DUF6227 family protein, with the protein MSDPYETTEQHLERLLRCALNSFDLSDTTIERLGTALTHSSALHSSHHSSALHRETYRHTYLLADGTALSLWELVHGGGRETGAPRRHELYDIEADAQIAAARLAGGFLDTRTLADDTSHADLEVLTLLTAFPPAPLPRMYAQDKSADHARRVLRRAENGDRPGAETAGLLRAAFAHHITQIFGRQCRVDGRDAGFTLYEHAFLLLDGSETSLWEVEHTATPDGRHMCEVYGDEQAARRAMENRTRIC; encoded by the coding sequence TTGAGCGATCCGTACGAGACAACCGAGCAGCACCTCGAGCGACTCCTGCGATGCGCCCTCAACTCCTTCGATCTGTCAGACACCACCATCGAACGGCTCGGGACGGCGCTGACGCACAGCAGTGCGCTGCATTCGTCCCACCACAGTTCCGCACTGCACCGTGAGACCTACCGGCACACCTATCTGCTTGCCGACGGCACCGCCCTCTCCCTGTGGGAGCTGGTGCACGGCGGGGGCCGGGAGACCGGGGCGCCCCGGCGTCACGAGCTGTACGACATCGAGGCCGACGCACAGATCGCCGCAGCCCGGCTGGCCGGCGGCTTCCTGGACACCCGCACCCTCGCCGACGACACCTCACACGCGGACCTGGAGGTCCTCACTCTGCTGACGGCCTTCCCTCCGGCCCCGCTGCCCCGCATGTACGCCCAGGACAAGTCGGCGGACCATGCGCGCCGCGTCCTGCGCCGGGCGGAGAACGGCGACAGGCCGGGAGCGGAGACCGCAGGGCTGCTGCGTGCCGCCTTCGCCCACCACATCACCCAGATCTTCGGACGCCAGTGCCGCGTCGACGGCCGGGACGCGGGATTCACGCTCTACGAACACGCCTTCCTGCTCCTGGACGGCAGCGAGACGAGCCTGTGGGAGGTCGAGCACACGGCGACGCCCGACGGCCGCCACATGTGCGAGGTGTACGGCGACGAGCAGGCCGCCCGCCGGGCCATGGAGAACCGCACCCGGATCTGCTGA
- a CDS encoding P1 family peptidase — translation MPEDAPFTGPLDALTDVAGIRVGHARVPGERGLSGTTVVLAPAGGAVAAVDVRGGGPGTRETDALDPRNLVQRVDALVLTGGSAYGLDAASGVMAWLEEQGRGVPVGPGPGQVVPVVPAACLFDLGRGGDWRARPDASTGRAAVEAAAASEPGSPVPQGTVGAGTGAVAGELKGGVGTASVRLDSGTTVAALAVVNAAGSVLDPRTGILYGEYGAAEPPTRPARATHEAARRRLAEIRERRGAGPFNTTIAVVATDAALTRAQAQKLAGTAHDGLARAVRPVHLLTDGDTVFTLATGRLPLSPEPVSALNGILAAGADALARAVVKAVRAARGVEGPGGTFPSYSDLYGAVDSERGGAS, via the coding sequence ATGCCCGAGGACGCGCCCTTCACCGGGCCGCTGGACGCCCTGACGGATGTGGCCGGGATCCGTGTCGGCCATGCCCGCGTGCCCGGCGAGAGAGGTCTGAGCGGGACCACCGTCGTCCTCGCACCCGCAGGTGGCGCGGTCGCCGCCGTCGACGTCCGGGGTGGCGGCCCCGGCACCAGGGAGACGGACGCCCTCGATCCGCGCAACCTCGTACAGCGCGTCGACGCGCTCGTCCTCACCGGCGGCAGCGCGTACGGACTGGACGCCGCTTCCGGCGTGATGGCGTGGCTGGAGGAGCAGGGCCGCGGGGTGCCTGTCGGGCCAGGTCCCGGCCAGGTGGTGCCGGTCGTGCCGGCAGCCTGCCTCTTCGACCTGGGCCGGGGCGGTGACTGGCGGGCCCGCCCCGACGCCTCGACCGGCCGGGCCGCGGTCGAGGCCGCCGCCGCCTCCGAGCCGGGCTCGCCGGTCCCCCAGGGCACGGTGGGCGCGGGCACGGGCGCCGTCGCCGGGGAACTCAAGGGCGGAGTCGGCACGGCGAGTGTGCGGCTGGACTCCGGGACCACGGTCGCCGCGCTGGCCGTGGTGAACGCCGCCGGCTCCGTCCTGGACCCGCGGACCGGCATCCTGTACGGCGAGTACGGGGCCGCGGAGCCACCCACCCGCCCGGCCCGCGCGACGCACGAGGCGGCCCGCCGGCGACTGGCGGAGATCCGGGAGAGACGGGGCGCGGGCCCCTTCAACACCACGATCGCCGTGGTCGCCACGGACGCCGCCCTCACCCGCGCCCAGGCACAGAAGCTCGCGGGCACGGCGCACGACGGCCTGGCGCGCGCCGTCCGGCCGGTGCATCTGCTGACCGACGGGGACACGGTCTTCACCCTGGCCACCGGCCGGCTGCCGTTGTCCCCGGAGCCCGTCTCCGCGCTGAACGGCATCCTGGCGGCCGGGGCGGACGCGCTGGCCCGGGCTGTCGTGAAGGCCGTCAGGGCAGCCCGGGGTGTCGAAGGCCCCGGCGGCACCTTCCCCTCGTACAGCGACCTCTACGGCGCCGTGGACAGCGAGCGCGGCGGCGCGTCCTGA